One Brevibacillus choshinensis genomic window carries:
- a CDS encoding DRTGG domain-containing protein has protein sequence MATKHEQILQYIDRLPIGSKISVRQIAKDLDVSEGTAYRAIKEAETQGYVSTIERVGTVRIEKKQKENIERLTFAEVVNIVDGHVLGGREGLHKTLNKFVIGAMQLEAMMRYIDAGSLLIVGNRYQAHKIALQQGAAVLITGGFDTSEEIKQLADRLALPIISSSYDTFTVASMINRAIYDRLIKKEIVMVEDVLKPLAETPVLLPSDPVAKWHQYTEMYQDTRFPVVDEQMRLIGIVTSKDIIGHDETATIDKVMTKNPITTSPRVSVASSAHMMVWEGIELLPVVDNYRKLVGVLSRNDVLKALQYTAKQPQMSETFPNLIMSHFREERKADELFYQGDVTPQMTNHLGTIASGIMTTVMVEAACNLLRQHRRGDMVPENVTVYFLKPVQMESQIEVQPRLLDISRRHGKVEVSVYHGEQLVGQAMVAAQIIER, from the coding sequence TTGGCAACGAAACACGAACAAATCTTGCAATATATCGATCGCCTTCCGATCGGCTCAAAGATATCGGTTCGGCAGATCGCCAAGGATCTGGACGTGAGCGAGGGTACCGCCTATCGGGCTATCAAGGAAGCGGAAACACAAGGCTACGTCAGTACCATAGAACGTGTCGGTACGGTGCGGATTGAGAAAAAGCAGAAGGAAAACATAGAGCGGCTTACTTTTGCCGAGGTCGTCAACATCGTCGATGGGCATGTGCTCGGAGGACGAGAAGGCTTGCACAAGACTTTGAACAAATTCGTCATCGGTGCGATGCAGCTGGAAGCCATGATGCGCTACATAGATGCAGGCAGCCTGCTAATCGTGGGGAACCGTTATCAGGCCCATAAAATCGCCCTGCAGCAAGGTGCAGCGGTATTGATCACCGGGGGCTTCGATACGAGCGAAGAAATCAAGCAACTGGCGGATCGCCTTGCGCTGCCGATCATTTCATCCAGCTACGATACATTCACCGTAGCGTCGATGATCAACCGTGCGATTTACGACCGCCTCATCAAAAAAGAAATCGTCATGGTGGAAGACGTACTCAAGCCGCTGGCGGAGACGCCTGTCTTGCTCCCATCGGATCCCGTGGCCAAATGGCATCAGTACACAGAGATGTATCAGGATACCCGTTTCCCTGTCGTGGATGAGCAGATGCGTTTGATTGGGATCGTCACTTCCAAGGATATTATCGGCCATGATGAGACGGCCACCATCGATAAAGTGATGACCAAGAATCCGATCACGACCTCGCCGCGGGTGTCGGTAGCTTCATCGGCGCACATGATGGTGTGGGAAGGAATTGAGCTGCTGCCTGTGGTGGACAATTACCGCAAGCTGGTAGGGGTTCTGAGCCGCAACGATGTGTTAAAAGCGCTGCAATATACGGCGAAGCAGCCGCAGATGAGCGAGACGTTCCCGAATCTGATCATGTCGCACTTCAGGGAAGAGCGAAAAGCGGATGAACTCTTCTACCAAGGCGACGTGACGCCGCAAATGACCAACCATCTCGGTACCATCGCAAGCGGAATCATGACCACGGTAATGGTGGAAGCCGCCTGTAATCTGCTGCGCCAGCATCGGAGAGGGGATATGGTACCGGAAAACGTCACGGTCTATTTCCTGAAGCCAGTGCAGATGGAAAGTCAGATCGAGGTGCAGCCGCGCTTGCTGGATATCAGCCGGCGCCATGGGAAAGTGGAAGTGTCCGTGTACCACGGCGAACAGCTGGTCGGGCAGGCAATGGTAGCGGCACAGATTATTGAGCGGTAA
- a CDS encoding GNAT family N-acetyltransferase — translation MKLKYVIMPPQALAESQTTLVRFARQEGDRRITKHAIDWLTRLTPKKMSEQGTAVALAMNGKRVVGLFAVSRCGLGHSFLVVDKRYRNRGIGKALTAHVCKQLPKLYVRVALDNEASLALFRGIGFEPVKASIGPTGKPTLWLAFGHWNPNDLQEHAG, via the coding sequence ATGAAGCTGAAATATGTAATCATGCCGCCACAAGCGTTGGCCGAATCACAAACGACGTTGGTTCGATTTGCACGCCAGGAAGGGGATCGACGCATCACCAAGCATGCCATCGACTGGCTGACACGCCTCACGCCCAAAAAGATGTCGGAGCAAGGAACGGCAGTGGCTCTGGCGATGAATGGCAAACGGGTAGTCGGGCTGTTTGCAGTCTCGCGCTGCGGACTCGGACACTCCTTTTTGGTCGTCGACAAGCGATACCGCAATCGCGGCATCGGCAAGGCCCTGACTGCTCATGTCTGTAAGCAGCTGCCCAAACTGTATGTGCGGGTTGCCCTGGATAACGAGGCGAGTCTTGCCCTGTTTCGCGGGATCGGATTTGAACCCGTAAAAGCAAGCATCGGTCCCACAGGAAAACCAACGCTGTGGCTAGCCTTCGGGCATTGGAATCCAAATGATTTGCAGGAGCATGCCGGCTGA
- a CDS encoding YheC/YheD family protein: MQRQRSGWLTILPSGKWYLQLPKQALANRPRKPLIASLGPFSHHKRLHTGLPNQQSGRIRTRINWKMVNNSLRLGPLIGILTVGEGAAFVGNRDNFKDISLSGKKWGALVYVFTPQGINWENKKVRGYLYNHQQDCWQEAILPFPHVVYNRIPTRKAEQRPEVRKTLSSINDLPNVTLFNRCFFDKQELFQMLDDYPTVQAFLPVTKKLDTFARFRSFCTDHRFVYLKPVRGKAGEGIMRVEYKNDMWRLERLKNQRAVTRRFANLEDLWRHVKSQIGQKKYIIQQGIKRARYQGKPFDVRVLVQKDGNGEWSVTGVGIRRAGSQSITTHVPRGGSIHSLSSVLHSLFADPEKMEAAIHQTSLTIARTLNEEIKDLAEMSMDLGLTEDGKLWFFEANAKPEKFDEPTIRRLSLSNLIHYAQYVSRLPSGRDAVAG; the protein is encoded by the coding sequence ATGCAAAGGCAGCGCTCCGGGTGGCTGACCATCCTCCCAAGCGGCAAATGGTATTTGCAGCTGCCAAAGCAAGCTTTGGCCAATCGCCCTCGTAAACCGTTAATCGCCAGCCTTGGGCCTTTTTCTCACCATAAACGGTTGCATACTGGTCTGCCCAATCAGCAATCAGGCCGTATTCGCACCCGGATCAACTGGAAGATGGTCAACAACTCCCTGCGTCTCGGGCCATTAATCGGTATCCTGACTGTCGGCGAGGGTGCAGCATTCGTGGGAAATCGGGATAATTTCAAGGATATCTCCCTCTCCGGAAAAAAATGGGGAGCACTCGTGTATGTATTTACGCCGCAGGGCATCAATTGGGAGAACAAGAAGGTCCGCGGGTACCTGTACAACCATCAGCAGGACTGCTGGCAAGAAGCCATTCTCCCATTCCCCCACGTCGTGTACAACCGCATCCCCACTCGCAAGGCGGAGCAGCGTCCGGAAGTGCGCAAAACACTCTCCAGCATCAATGATCTTCCCAATGTCACCCTGTTTAACCGCTGCTTCTTTGACAAGCAAGAGCTGTTTCAAATGCTCGATGATTATCCAACCGTGCAAGCTTTTTTACCCGTGACGAAAAAACTCGACACGTTTGCACGCTTTCGCAGCTTTTGTACCGACCACCGCTTCGTCTATTTGAAGCCGGTTCGAGGCAAAGCGGGCGAAGGAATCATGCGAGTGGAATACAAAAATGATATGTGGCGCCTGGAGCGCCTGAAGAACCAAAGGGCCGTCACCCGCCGTTTTGCCAATCTGGAGGACCTATGGAGGCATGTCAAAAGCCAGATCGGCCAGAAGAAGTACATCATTCAGCAAGGGATTAAACGGGCGCGCTATCAGGGAAAGCCGTTTGATGTGCGCGTGCTCGTACAAAAGGATGGGAACGGGGAATGGAGTGTGACTGGAGTCGGCATTCGCAGAGCAGGCTCGCAAAGCATCACCACCCATGTGCCACGCGGGGGCTCCATTCATTCTCTGTCCAGCGTACTGCATTCCTTGTTCGCTGATCCCGAAAAAATGGAGGCGGCGATTCACCAGACCTCCTTGACGATCGCTCGAACTTTAAATGAGGAAATCAAAGATTTGGCTGAAATGTCCATGGATTTGGGGTTGACCGAAGATGGCAAGCTCTGGTTTTTCGAAGCCAATGCCAAACCCGAGAAATTCGACGAACCCACGATCCGTCGCCTGTCCCTGTCCAATCTCATCCATTATGCACAGTATGTTTCCCGCCTGCCAAGCGGGCGAGATGCCGTAGCGGGGTAA
- a CDS encoding YheC/YheD family protein, which produces MTVNRRTLGIMTRCQGSHFIDKGYYKKLTLFGRKQGIRVFVFSPRRVNFTSRTVAGYEYRNGAWQSDTFPLPAFVYDRCFVGPAYRNYKPFVDKLQNDRNITFLGHGLSGKWQVHQMLIHSPILAPALPPTELLTYSTLQATLDQYGSAIIKPMAGTHGIGVARITERRGGYDISGRNKENQPFRRVLKEPGGLKSFITTFTAGRKFLVQPYLDLHTPDGSPFDVRVLVQKNGKGEWETTGKAVRIGDKRSVTSNLHGGGKAVPLTPFLARHYKPAMRARIEQSIDHLTAELPRFLEKSHGRLVELGIDVGIDTAGNVWIIEVNSRPGRTVFTMINDPKARLHSIAQPVRYAHYLMKERVGGY; this is translated from the coding sequence ATGACAGTAAACCGTAGAACCTTGGGCATCATGACTCGTTGCCAAGGCTCCCATTTTATCGACAAAGGGTATTACAAAAAGCTGACGCTCTTTGGACGCAAGCAAGGCATCCGCGTATTTGTGTTTTCTCCGCGTCGGGTAAACTTCACATCCCGAACCGTGGCCGGCTACGAATACAGAAACGGGGCCTGGCAATCGGATACCTTCCCATTGCCAGCCTTCGTTTACGATCGTTGCTTTGTTGGCCCAGCTTACCGCAACTATAAACCATTCGTGGATAAGTTGCAAAACGATCGCAACATTACATTTTTGGGGCACGGCCTGTCCGGAAAATGGCAGGTGCACCAGATGCTCATCCATTCTCCGATCCTGGCCCCCGCACTGCCGCCTACCGAGCTTTTGACCTATTCCACCTTGCAAGCCACCTTGGATCAGTACGGATCCGCCATCATCAAACCCATGGCAGGAACGCACGGAATCGGTGTCGCACGAATCACAGAGCGCCGGGGCGGCTATGACATTTCGGGCCGCAATAAGGAAAATCAACCTTTCCGTCGAGTCCTCAAAGAACCCGGCGGCCTGAAGTCGTTTATCACCACATTCACAGCTGGCCGCAAATTTCTGGTCCAGCCTTATCTCGATCTGCACACACCAGACGGCTCGCCTTTCGATGTCCGCGTACTGGTGCAAAAAAACGGGAAGGGAGAGTGGGAAACAACGGGCAAAGCTGTTCGGATTGGCGATAAAAGAAGTGTTACCTCCAATTTGCACGGCGGTGGGAAAGCTGTTCCACTCACGCCGTTTCTTGCGAGGCACTACAAGCCAGCCATGCGAGCACGGATTGAGCAAAGCATCGATCACCTTACCGCAGAACTGCCTCGTTTTCTGGAGAAATCCCACGGAAGACTCGTCGAGCTCGGCATCGATGTCGGCATCGATACGGCCGGAAATGTCTGGATCATCGAAGTAAACAGCCGGCCAGGAAGAACGGTATTCACCATGATTAACGACCCAAAAGCCCGGCTTCATTCCATCGCCCAGCCTGTTCGTTATGCTCACTATCTCATGAAAGAGCGTGTAGGAGGTTACTAA
- a CDS encoding aminopeptidase, with translation MNLFEQHLHKYAELVIKVGVNLQPGQVLYLGAPLECAEFVRIIVRKAYEAGAVYVQVAWEDDSVTRARFEYARDDSFHYYPQWIASSMEQLAESGGALLAIDVPNPDLYAGIDNAKVSAARRAAATARQKYLGYVRTNRLSWCLINAPTEAWADKAFPELPQTERIPALWEAVFLMTRVDQEDPIAAWHAHIQHLRSLCGKLNAKQYKKLHYKGPGTDLTIELVDNHVWTGGSSHSQAGVEFIANVPTEEVFTMPRRQGTNGVVFGTMPFVLGGTVVDRFSLTFRDGEVIDFTAEVGYEALKSFLETDDGARYLGEVALVSHDSPISNMKRIFYNTGIDENASCHFALGSSYPFTLKGGTQLSKEELQELGANDSVVHEDFMIGSDQLDIDGELADGTIEPLFRKGNWAWK, from the coding sequence ATGAATCTGTTCGAGCAGCATCTGCACAAGTACGCCGAGCTGGTCATCAAAGTAGGAGTGAACCTGCAGCCCGGACAAGTCCTGTATCTGGGTGCGCCGCTGGAATGCGCAGAATTTGTCCGCATCATCGTCCGCAAAGCCTATGAGGCCGGGGCCGTCTACGTGCAGGTCGCCTGGGAGGACGACTCGGTGACTCGCGCGCGGTTCGAGTACGCCCGTGACGATTCGTTCCATTACTACCCGCAGTGGATCGCATCCTCCATGGAACAGCTCGCAGAGTCCGGCGGCGCATTGCTTGCGATCGACGTTCCCAATCCCGATCTGTATGCGGGAATCGACAACGCCAAGGTCAGTGCAGCGAGGCGCGCAGCTGCCACAGCCAGACAAAAATACTTGGGTTACGTACGGACCAATCGATTGAGCTGGTGCCTGATCAACGCCCCGACCGAAGCCTGGGCGGACAAGGCATTTCCAGAACTGCCGCAGACGGAGCGAATACCGGCTTTATGGGAAGCGGTCTTTCTCATGACTCGCGTCGATCAGGAGGATCCAATCGCGGCTTGGCATGCCCACATCCAGCATTTGCGGTCCTTGTGCGGGAAATTAAACGCCAAGCAATACAAAAAGCTGCACTACAAAGGGCCCGGCACAGACCTGACAATCGAGCTGGTCGACAATCATGTGTGGACGGGCGGCAGCAGTCACAGCCAGGCAGGTGTCGAATTCATTGCAAATGTTCCAACTGAGGAAGTCTTTACGATGCCTAGGAGACAAGGAACGAACGGAGTTGTCTTTGGCACGATGCCATTTGTTTTGGGCGGGACGGTAGTCGATCGCTTCTCCCTGACCTTTCGGGACGGAGAGGTCATAGACTTCACCGCTGAAGTGGGCTATGAAGCGCTGAAATCATTTCTGGAAACGGATGACGGCGCCCGCTATCTCGGAGAGGTCGCACTGGTGTCCCACGATTCCCCTATCTCCAACATGAAACGGATTTTCTACAACACAGGAATTGACGAAAATGCCTCCTGCCATTTTGCTCTCGGCAGTTCCTACCCGTTTACTCTCAAAGGGGGAACGCAGCTCTCCAAAGAGGAGCTGCAGGAGCTCGGCGCTAATGACAGCGTGGTGCATGAGGACTTCATGATCGGATCGGATCAGCTCGATATTGACGGCGAGCTGGCAGACGGCACCATCGAGCCGCTGTTTCGGAAAGGGAATTGGGCCTGGAAATAA
- a CDS encoding YheC/YheD family protein yields METTRVRLRFLSHPHVYGIILPINLITKLQLNPRQKVIISLGKKEAVATILLDKRNPEGNTVKVTSSLQNQLGIPHGGLINLKREGDVLRIGPAIGIVTTGVRRDSKNPIGSRTSFFQKLLQAQEGKGVFYYIFSPHDVDWDKKEVSAWFLRKGKNGGYTWRRVTTAMPDVIYDRIPSRSAENHEAVRDFKYKLANYENTPMFNQGFFNKWGVHQLLYPNPEVNEHIPETYTSPSLQTVRNLIKKYPIVYLKPKNGSLGYGIVKVVRTGSGYDVSYHNGSGNVKRHFTKLSSLYQHVFRSRRVSSYLAQQGISLMTFHGRPFDFRVHLHKNQQNEWVVSCTAAKVAGSGSVTTHVRTGGTVIPGNELLQQLFGKQKALMVERISDASIRLATAIELAKGIDLGELGLDMGIDTHGHVWMFEANSKPGRSIFKHARLKDADYESRKLLVDYSCYLANF; encoded by the coding sequence ATGGAAACAACCCGAGTGCGACTTCGCTTCCTTTCCCATCCCCATGTCTACGGGATCATCCTGCCAATCAATCTCATTACCAAGCTGCAGCTCAATCCCCGCCAAAAAGTGATTATCTCGCTGGGAAAGAAGGAAGCAGTCGCCACTATTCTGCTAGATAAACGAAATCCTGAAGGAAACACCGTGAAAGTCACAAGCTCACTGCAAAACCAGCTAGGCATCCCCCATGGCGGATTGATCAACCTCAAGCGTGAGGGGGACGTCCTGCGAATCGGTCCTGCAATCGGCATCGTCACGACAGGGGTGCGCAGAGATTCGAAAAATCCCATCGGATCCCGAACCTCCTTTTTCCAAAAGCTGCTCCAGGCACAGGAAGGAAAGGGCGTGTTCTACTACATTTTTTCCCCCCATGATGTGGATTGGGACAAAAAAGAAGTGAGCGCCTGGTTCTTGCGCAAAGGAAAAAATGGAGGGTACACCTGGCGAAGGGTAACGACGGCGATGCCTGATGTGATCTATGACCGCATTCCCTCCCGTTCTGCCGAAAATCACGAAGCTGTCCGGGACTTCAAATACAAGCTGGCAAACTACGAGAACACGCCGATGTTTAACCAGGGCTTCTTCAACAAATGGGGCGTCCATCAGCTCCTCTATCCCAATCCGGAGGTGAACGAGCATATCCCGGAGACGTACACCTCACCGTCCCTGCAAACGGTACGCAACCTGATCAAAAAATATCCGATCGTCTATCTCAAACCGAAAAACGGCAGCCTGGGTTACGGCATCGTGAAGGTCGTACGCACAGGTTCCGGATACGATGTGTCTTATCACAACGGCAGCGGGAACGTAAAGCGCCATTTCACCAAGCTTTCCTCCCTGTACCAGCATGTGTTTCGCAGCCGCCGTGTCAGCTCCTACCTCGCCCAGCAAGGAATTTCTCTGATGACGTTCCACGGACGCCCTTTTGATTTCCGCGTTCATCTCCATAAAAACCAACAGAATGAATGGGTCGTGTCCTGCACCGCTGCCAAGGTGGCAGGATCAGGCAGTGTGACGACCCACGTGCGAACGGGAGGCACCGTCATTCCGGGCAATGAACTGCTGCAGCAGCTATTCGGAAAACAGAAAGCCCTGATGGTAGAGCGTATTTCCGATGCTTCCATCCGCCTTGCCACAGCGATTGAGCTGGCAAAAGGCATCGATCTGGGTGAACTCGGTCTCGATATGGGAATCGATACACATGGCCATGTCTGGATGTTCGAAGCGAACTCCAAACCAGGTCGTTCCATTTTCAAGCACGCCCGCCTCAAGGATGCTGACTACGAATCTCGCAAGCTGCTCGTCGACTACAGCTGCTATCTCGCGAATTTTTGA
- a CDS encoding YheC/YheD family protein — MSYVPTIIQPYEPKSEVDLYLPQAHMRKWNLSTTTLTVQFGSKKVQARVSSSDRKGSTLIRPSVAQALHLPMGIPLLASYQANHQSLVFGPYVGILVSTYNAQFPQSPFGPLTSFFNESADICRKRGGIICAFRLQDVNWDAGIVRGLVRRGGVWRQKVLPLPQCIYNRLVSRQRERSEQMSNWVGRCKDANIPFFNEQFLNKWHVHSALENQEAAEPYLPKMVCYQSQEELQTMLESHRMVYAKPANGSMGKGIIRLRRTEQGYQFARPGGLSKTFSSIAGLHQYLSRQTKNKPYLLQQGLLLIGIQNRPTDFRILVQKNRKGEWAVTSMVARLGQNRIVSNISRGGSMLPPLQALRLCGPWAGTTRPTPQTLGAVALKLSVLLEEALPGHYAEFGVDLGVDVRGHVWLLEVNSKPSKSANTVPLPDGVEQPPRRARPSVVRMLEYAAYVSGFPRAAKAKPTAKKNRRR; from the coding sequence ATGTCTTACGTTCCAACCATCATTCAACCATACGAGCCAAAGTCGGAAGTAGACCTTTACCTGCCCCAGGCGCACATGCGCAAATGGAATCTCTCTACGACTACCCTCACCGTCCAATTTGGAAGCAAAAAGGTTCAAGCCCGAGTAAGCAGCAGTGATCGCAAGGGAAGCACTTTGATCCGGCCATCGGTCGCTCAAGCGCTGCATCTGCCTATGGGAATCCCTCTGCTGGCCAGTTATCAGGCGAACCATCAGTCTCTAGTATTTGGACCCTATGTGGGGATTCTCGTCTCTACCTACAACGCGCAGTTTCCACAATCCCCCTTTGGACCTCTGACATCGTTCTTTAATGAATCGGCCGATATTTGCCGGAAGCGCGGCGGAATCATCTGTGCTTTCCGGCTTCAGGATGTGAACTGGGATGCAGGAATCGTCCGCGGTCTCGTCAGAAGGGGCGGCGTTTGGAGACAAAAGGTTTTGCCACTCCCCCAATGTATATACAACCGCCTCGTGTCAAGGCAGCGGGAGCGAAGCGAACAGATGTCCAATTGGGTCGGGCGCTGCAAGGATGCAAACATCCCGTTTTTTAACGAGCAGTTCTTGAATAAGTGGCACGTTCACTCGGCTCTCGAAAATCAAGAAGCAGCTGAGCCCTATCTCCCCAAAATGGTTTGCTATCAGAGTCAGGAAGAGTTACAGACTATGCTTGAAAGCCACCGCATGGTTTATGCGAAGCCTGCGAACGGCAGTATGGGAAAAGGGATCATCCGGCTGCGCAGAACCGAACAAGGCTATCAGTTCGCTCGGCCAGGAGGGCTGAGCAAGACATTCTCCAGCATTGCCGGGCTGCATCAGTACCTCTCCAGACAGACAAAAAACAAACCCTACCTGTTGCAGCAAGGCTTATTACTGATTGGCATCCAAAATCGGCCAACCGATTTTCGCATTTTGGTACAAAAAAACCGAAAAGGAGAATGGGCGGTCACTTCCATGGTGGCACGCTTGGGGCAAAATCGCATCGTTTCCAATATTTCAAGGGGCGGCTCCATGCTGCCTCCACTTCAAGCTCTGCGTCTTTGCGGTCCGTGGGCTGGCACTACCCGCCCCACTCCTCAGACGCTGGGAGCAGTTGCGTTAAAGCTGTCCGTGCTGCTCGAAGAAGCATTGCCAGGTCATTATGCGGAGTTCGGGGTCGATCTCGGTGTCGATGTGCGTGGCCATGTATGGTTGCTCGAAGTAAACAGCAAGCCATCCAAGTCCGCGAACACCGTCCCCCTGCCAGATGGCGTGGAGCAGCCTCCCCGCCGCGCCCGTCCCTCGGTAGTGCGCATGCTTGAGTATGCAGCCTATGTAAGTGGTTTTCCCCGGGCAGCCAAAGCAAAACCGACAGCCAAGAAAAATAGGCGAAGGTGA
- a CDS encoding YtpI family protein has product MWSAFYLTGVLASLVASVYFSIHARRQGTHPLASRMILGKMNISLGVLVSLFGVNQFTFEELDTIRIVVALVMLLVGIINLYLGTRNYFRYKTLWLAECKKGV; this is encoded by the coding sequence ATGTGGTCTGCCTTTTACTTGACCGGCGTGCTCGCTTCGCTGGTCGCCAGTGTGTACTTCAGCATCCACGCCCGCAGACAGGGCACCCACCCGCTGGCTTCCCGCATGATTCTGGGAAAAATGAATATCTCCCTGGGGGTGCTGGTTAGCCTATTCGGGGTCAATCAATTTACATTTGAGGAGCTGGATACGATCCGCATCGTGGTCGCTCTGGTGATGCTTCTCGTCGGAATCATCAATTTGTATTTGGGAACACGCAATTATTTTCGTTATAAAACGCTTTGGCTCGCTGAATGTAAGAAAGGCGTGTAG
- a CDS encoding DUF445 domain-containing protein, translated as MNIWTVMINIGVGSVIGGVTNELAIRMLFRPLKPWYIGGWRVPFTPGLIPSRRDDIAIQMGRLVEEHLLTMEGVKRALTQSGLENAIAGWLNRIAMDKMTDDQSLRQVLQRFVPQLFQEDGTWSESIRQPLQLHWQTFVDRTLYQYEGKTLRELIPAAGRERLDTALDTAVALLLQRFREYLHSPEGAQSIQAMIRGLLGGGGGMFGGLVGMFLGDDKIIGKLLPHLDELLQHPDLSQKLRHMLGAEADKLLDKNVGELVAWIGREQIDEWSLALFARLEEQSQRFVDEPMSRLTAPFQKAVSTELIPRFARWMVETLEKNVERIFQKLSIREIVTRQVEGFPIERIEEMVVGISGREFRMITVLGFVLGGMIGLVQGLLAGWLG; from the coding sequence ATGAACATTTGGACAGTAATGATAAATATCGGAGTAGGCTCCGTCATTGGCGGAGTGACCAACGAGCTGGCGATACGGATGCTCTTCCGGCCGTTGAAGCCTTGGTACATAGGGGGTTGGCGCGTTCCTTTCACACCTGGTTTAATCCCTAGTAGGCGCGATGATATCGCCATACAAATGGGCAGATTGGTGGAAGAGCATCTGCTCACGATGGAGGGAGTCAAGAGGGCGTTAACCCAAAGCGGGCTGGAAAATGCGATAGCTGGCTGGCTGAATCGGATAGCGATGGACAAGATGACAGATGACCAGAGTCTGCGGCAAGTGCTGCAACGCTTTGTTCCGCAACTCTTTCAGGAAGACGGGACTTGGAGCGAATCCATTCGCCAGCCGCTGCAGCTGCACTGGCAAACTTTCGTGGATCGCACCCTATATCAATATGAAGGGAAAACGCTGCGTGAGCTGATTCCGGCTGCTGGACGGGAGCGCCTGGATACAGCCCTGGATACGGCAGTTGCGCTGCTGCTGCAAAGGTTCCGCGAATATTTGCACTCGCCTGAGGGGGCGCAGTCCATCCAGGCTATGATCCGCGGTCTTTTGGGCGGTGGAGGGGGGATGTTCGGCGGGCTTGTCGGCATGTTCCTCGGTGATGACAAGATCATCGGCAAGCTGCTGCCGCACCTCGATGAACTCTTGCAGCATCCTGACCTTTCCCAGAAATTGCGGCACATGCTAGGAGCGGAAGCGGACAAGCTGCTCGATAAAAACGTGGGCGAACTCGTGGCGTGGATCGGCCGAGAGCAAATAGATGAGTGGTCTCTGGCGCTGTTTGCGAGACTGGAAGAACAGAGTCAAAGATTCGTGGACGAGCCTATGTCCCGTTTGACTGCACCGTTTCAGAAGGCAGTCAGCACGGAGCTCATCCCTCGTTTTGCGCGCTGGATGGTAGAAACGCTGGAAAAGAATGTCGAGCGTATCTTTCAAAAGCTCAGCATACGTGAAATTGTGACACGCCAGGTAGAAGGATTCCCGATTGAGAGGATCGAAGAAATGGTGGTAGGTATCTCAGGCAGGGAGTTCCGCATGATTACAGTGCTCGGCTTCGTACTGGGAGGAATGATCGGGCTCGTACAGGGCTTGCTGGCAGGATGGCTAGGATAG
- a CDS encoding metalloregulator ArsR/SmtB family transcription factor: protein MQLDTLVTFHKALADPTRIRILAILASGPLHGQALAGKLGVTPPTITHHMAKLRDAGAVYERRDKNTIYFYLHEANMKRHSHAILDVLEKAKDQVEEDVPQGASEIEQGRTDMAAEQLQVIRNFMTSDGKLKQIPVQRKKKLIVLEHMVRGLERGRKYQEREINAYIKTFHEDFATIRREFVMNHYMYRENGIYELNPEALWAKE from the coding sequence TTGCAATTAGACACGTTGGTTACCTTTCATAAAGCTCTGGCAGACCCGACGCGTATTCGGATCCTTGCGATTTTGGCAAGCGGGCCGCTGCACGGGCAGGCGCTGGCTGGCAAGCTGGGTGTGACTCCTCCGACGATCACCCACCATATGGCGAAACTGCGGGATGCGGGAGCCGTGTACGAGAGAAGGGACAAGAACACCATTTATTTTTATTTGCATGAAGCCAATATGAAACGGCATTCCCATGCCATTTTGGATGTGCTGGAAAAAGCGAAGGACCAGGTGGAAGAGGATGTGCCGCAGGGTGCTTCGGAAATAGAGCAGGGGAGGACAGACATGGCAGCCGAGCAATTACAGGTTATCCGCAATTTCATGACGTCGGATGGCAAGCTGAAACAGATTCCGGTGCAGCGAAAGAAGAAGCTGATCGTTCTCGAGCATATGGTGCGGGGGCTGGAGAGAGGGAGAAAGTATCAGGAGCGGGAAATCAATGCGTACATCAAGACGTTTCACGAGGATTTTGCCACGATTCGGCGTGAGTTTGTGATGAATCATTATATGTATCGCGAGAACGGGATCTACGAGCTGAATCCCGAGGCGCTGTGGGCCAAAGAGTAG